In a single window of the Niabella ginsenosidivorans genome:
- a CDS encoding RICIN domain-containing protein: MKTNLIAGAAALAAAAVLLTGCSSRQMDLPAKMDKATASGKSTLSTLSVGPPGAYGCFSIINVASGKVLEVRGDDNLMTAQANPKNVQQYTNFDFGTGTSQNQKWYLIQQGTGPITGSTPFKIMNVANGLYLEAPDGNGGTQLFTDHANSFPSQIWYLHQVGTSNNYYIQNNNGMVLMNYGSTTDGTAITQAPLVNNTWQYWNFSAITAEAYRDDQVVQFFRRSNGSIAFDQGSSIPLTYGANNGKVLWIGEDTYTSNISDWDPATKTFPCNGGQPWLFDIRNSALLQPSITNWDPSQTSNIITHNSAYAYEILASPNPNDHGGTYTWPGVGVEINNHVYMYAHEGGGSYNQTVIYDFTENTSGLDWGTAVRHTVSGLSNQTDISYPLGFVKPGDGYVYAYGNLTDAFGGKYLHVARFAAGTPFTWQFWDGTNWTATPSTASAAQLGLDGNTTKGLKSNSSVAYVNGRYVLVEMDFGYGCPGGSDPHNIYVSTSGSPTGPFTSRKKIYAIQDKINGVLANHYVVNAHPVFNNGRNELLVTYCLNFTGCDGVSRCTNNRTDPYYYQLKAIRIPYTTAGI; this comes from the coding sequence ATGAAAACGAACCTGATTGCAGGCGCAGCTGCTTTGGCTGCTGCTGCCGTGCTGCTTACTGGCTGTAGCTCCAGGCAAATGGATCTGCCTGCCAAAATGGACAAAGCAACAGCATCAGGCAAATCCACGCTTTCCACACTTTCTGTAGGACCTCCAGGCGCTTATGGTTGCTTCTCCATCATAAATGTAGCATCAGGCAAGGTACTGGAGGTTAGGGGGGATGATAACCTTATGACCGCGCAGGCCAACCCTAAAAACGTGCAGCAATACACTAATTTTGATTTTGGCACGGGTACCTCCCAAAATCAAAAATGGTATCTCATACAACAGGGTACCGGCCCCATAACGGGTTCTACGCCTTTTAAAATAATGAATGTGGCCAACGGCCTTTATCTAGAAGCGCCCGATGGCAATGGAGGAACGCAACTGTTTACCGACCATGCCAATTCTTTCCCTTCGCAAATATGGTATCTGCATCAGGTAGGCACCTCCAATAATTATTATATTCAAAATAATAATGGCATGGTGCTTATGAATTACGGCTCTACAACAGATGGCACGGCTATTACGCAGGCGCCGCTGGTTAATAATACCTGGCAGTACTGGAATTTCAGCGCCATTACTGCCGAAGCTTACCGGGACGACCAGGTAGTACAGTTCTTCAGGCGCTCAAACGGATCCATTGCATTCGATCAGGGCAGCAGCATCCCGCTTACGTATGGTGCAAACAATGGCAAAGTACTATGGATTGGAGAAGATACCTATACTTCCAATATCAGTGACTGGGATCCGGCAACAAAAACATTTCCATGCAATGGAGGCCAGCCGTGGCTTTTTGATATACGCAATTCGGCCCTTTTGCAGCCTTCAATTACCAATTGGGACCCTTCACAAACATCCAATATTATCACGCATAATTCAGCTTATGCATACGAGATCCTGGCTAGTCCAAATCCAAATGATCACGGTGGTACCTATACCTGGCCGGGCGTAGGAGTCGAAATAAACAACCATGTGTACATGTATGCTCACGAAGGTGGTGGCTCGTACAATCAAACCGTTATCTACGATTTCACAGAAAACACTTCAGGCCTTGACTGGGGAACCGCCGTACGGCATACCGTGAGCGGCCTTTCAAACCAAACAGACATTAGTTACCCGTTAGGCTTTGTGAAACCGGGCGATGGCTATGTATATGCATACGGAAACCTCACCGATGCCTTTGGGGGCAAATATCTGCATGTAGCGCGCTTTGCAGCTGGAACGCCCTTCACCTGGCAGTTTTGGGATGGTACAAACTGGACGGCGACACCATCAACTGCTTCAGCGGCCCAGTTGGGATTGGATGGCAACACTACCAAGGGGCTAAAATCGAACAGTAGCGTTGCTTATGTTAACGGCAGGTATGTGCTTGTTGAGATGGACTTTGGTTACGGATGCCCGGGCGGCAGCGATCCGCATAATATCTATGTGTCCACCTCCGGCAGTCCAACAGGGCCGTTCACCTCCCGCAAAAAAATATATGCTATACAGGATAAGATAAATGGTGTGCTGGCGAATCATTATGTTGTCAATGCGCACCCCGTTTTCAATAACGGGCGTAATGAACTGCTGGTTACCTACTGCCTTAATTTTACCGGCTGCGATGGCGTGTCGCGTTGCACCAATAACCGTACAGATCCGTACTATTATCAGCTAAAAGCTATACGCATACCGTATACTACAGCAGGCATTTAA
- a CDS encoding SusC/RagA family TonB-linked outer membrane protein — MQRIYLLMFCLLLGTTVFGQERKISGIVKDNMGPLRGVSVTIKGTTRGTTTNENGQFTIAAAAGSELVFTLVGYLTFEIKPEEDKPLEITMQTKPQGMDEIVVVGYGTKKRVTNTGATSAITGEAIRTVPTANVQNTLAGRLPGFFSQQRSGQPGKDASDFFIRGVSSLNPDGNKPLIIVDDIEYTYEQLAQINVNEIENITILKDASTTAVYGIKGANGVLIVTTRRGVMGRPKINARIEGGTQSPVTKLKFLDSYHTAILENEAYTNDGLNPPFSQSDLEHFRTGDDPYGHPNVNWYNAIFKPYSLQTNANVDVSGGNNIVKYFVSGGAFLQNGALKDFSDPRNEVDNNYNFRRYNFRSNLDIRASKSLSVRLDVTTRFGDINQPHAQNIVSEIYNFQKIRPYSAPFLNPNGSYAYDRYNPGNLATLNARLANSGYQRDKRSDLNVLFGVVEKLDMITKGLSFTGRVAYASTELTSRQLFRGGLFDGYSPPSYYYNPADGSYTLDPRGQYQLANYTLVGVTNDYNKNINLQGFLNYDRTFKAHHITSLLLFNRQSYTDQKNAAVPNKFQGYSFKIGYDYSQKYLLDFNLGYNGSDRFQSSERYGLFPAIGLGWNINKESFFKAEAINLLKLRASYGMVGSDVVIGNRYLYNQQYNNGSNGYPFGESSAVTYPTIYEGDLGNSNVTWEKARKLDIGVDLNMFNDKISMTVDYFRDIRYDQLITRGSISQILGVGTARFNMGRVLNSGFDGQLSYRNNIGDFQYNITGVFSYAKNKILFQDEATPAFPWLLRTGHPIGQPFGYTFEGFYKNQADIDNSAKPLTPVQPGDLKYKDLNGDGVIDENDMGPIGKPNLPNTTAGLTLGCSYKGFSLSILFQGSFNYSFYVTGTGIEPFQSQFQPVHELRWTPDNADNAKFPRLTTNSASINSPAAYPSTFWLIDARYIRLKTVDIGYQLPLRMLPFKINNARVYASAYNLFTSTNYSLYQQDPEVTSNTAGDAYMNQRVVNVGVQIGF, encoded by the coding sequence ATGCAGCGTATCTATCTACTCATGTTCTGCCTGCTTTTGGGAACAACGGTATTCGGTCAGGAAAGAAAAATATCCGGTATTGTCAAGGACAATATGGGTCCCTTGCGCGGGGTTTCTGTTACCATAAAGGGAACCACCCGGGGAACGACCACTAATGAGAACGGGCAGTTTACGATTGCTGCAGCTGCCGGCAGTGAGCTGGTTTTTACCCTGGTGGGTTATTTAACGTTTGAGATAAAGCCGGAAGAGGATAAGCCGCTTGAAATTACAATGCAGACCAAGCCCCAGGGTATGGATGAGATCGTGGTGGTGGGGTACGGAACCAAAAAACGGGTAACGAATACCGGTGCTACAAGTGCCATAACCGGAGAAGCGATCAGAACCGTTCCTACTGCAAATGTTCAGAATACCCTTGCAGGAAGGTTGCCGGGCTTTTTCTCCCAGCAGCGCTCCGGTCAGCCGGGTAAGGATGCCTCCGATTTTTTTATCAGGGGGGTAAGCTCGTTAAATCCGGACGGCAATAAGCCGTTGATTATTGTGGATGATATTGAATATACCTATGAGCAGCTGGCGCAGATCAATGTAAATGAAATAGAGAATATCACCATTTTAAAAGATGCCTCTACCACTGCGGTATATGGCATCAAAGGTGCCAATGGCGTTTTAATTGTTACCACCAGAAGAGGGGTAATGGGGCGGCCAAAAATAAATGCGCGGATCGAAGGTGGCACACAAAGCCCGGTAACAAAGCTGAAGTTTCTGGATTCCTATCATACCGCGATACTCGAAAATGAGGCCTATACCAATGACGGGCTCAATCCTCCGTTCTCCCAATCGGACCTGGAACATTTCAGAACAGGAGACGATCCCTATGGCCATCCTAATGTAAACTGGTATAATGCTATTTTTAAGCCCTATTCCTTACAAACAAATGCCAATGTAGATGTTTCCGGTGGTAATAACATTGTTAAATATTTTGTGTCCGGTGGCGCGTTCCTGCAAAACGGTGCGCTGAAAGATTTTTCAGACCCCCGCAATGAGGTCGATAACAATTATAACTTCCGCCGCTATAATTTCAGGAGCAATCTGGATATCCGTGCCTCCAAAAGCCTGTCTGTCCGTTTAGATGTGACCACCCGGTTTGGAGACATCAACCAGCCCCATGCCCAGAACATTGTTTCGGAGATCTACAATTTCCAGAAAATACGGCCTTACTCCGCCCCGTTTCTGAATCCCAACGGCAGCTATGCCTATGACCGGTACAACCCCGGTAACCTGGCTACGCTGAATGCGCGCCTGGCCAACAGCGGCTACCAGCGGGATAAGCGGAGCGATCTGAACGTGCTTTTCGGGGTGGTTGAAAAACTGGATATGATTACAAAGGGATTATCTTTTACCGGGCGGGTGGCCTATGCCAGCACGGAGCTGACCTCACGGCAGCTGTTCAGGGGTGGTTTGTTTGACGGCTATTCTCCCCCGTCTTATTATTATAACCCGGCCGATGGCAGCTACACCCTTGATCCGAGAGGACAATACCAGCTTGCAAATTATACCCTGGTAGGCGTAACCAATGATTACAATAAGAACATCAACCTGCAGGGATTTTTAAATTATGACCGTACGTTTAAAGCGCATCATATTACCTCTCTCTTGCTGTTCAACCGGCAAAGCTATACCGATCAGAAAAATGCAGCGGTTCCCAATAAATTCCAGGGCTATAGCTTTAAGATCGGCTATGATTATTCGCAGAAATACCTGCTGGACTTTAATTTGGGCTACAACGGGTCGGACCGGTTTCAATCAAGCGAACGGTACGGGCTGTTCCCGGCCATTGGCCTGGGATGGAACATCAATAAAGAAAGCTTCTTCAAAGCGGAAGCGATTAATTTATTAAAACTCAGGGCCTCTTATGGGATGGTGGGCTCGGATGTCGTAATAGGCAACAGGTATCTTTATAACCAGCAGTATAACAACGGCAGCAACGGCTATCCCTTCGGAGAAAGCAGCGCTGTCACTTATCCTACTATATATGAAGGAGATCTTGGTAATAGCAATGTAACCTGGGAGAAGGCCCGGAAGCTGGACATCGGAGTGGATCTGAACATGTTCAATGACAAAATTTCCATGACGGTTGATTACTTCAGGGATATACGGTATGATCAGCTGATCACACGCGGATCCATCTCCCAGATACTGGGTGTGGGCACTGCCCGGTTTAATATGGGCCGGGTACTCAATTCCGGTTTTGATGGCCAGTTATCGTACCGCAATAATATCGGCGATTTTCAATACAATATAACCGGTGTGTTTTCTTATGCAAAAAACAAGATCCTGTTCCAGGATGAAGCAACACCCGCATTCCCCTGGTTGTTGCGCACCGGGCATCCGATCGGCCAGCCTTTTGGGTATACTTTTGAGGGATTTTATAAAAACCAGGCAGATATTGATAACAGCGCAAAGCCGCTCACCCCCGTTCAGCCGGGCGACCTGAAGTATAAAGACCTGAATGGTGATGGCGTCATTGATGAGAATGATATGGGGCCTATAGGTAAACCGAATTTACCCAATACCACAGCCGGCCTTACATTAGGTTGCAGTTACAAAGGATTCAGCTTAAGTATCCTGTTCCAGGGGTCCTTTAATTATAGTTTTTATGTTACCGGCACAGGTATAGAGCCCTTCCAAAGCCAGTTTCAACCTGTTCATGAATTGAGGTGGACGCCCGACAACGCAGACAATGCGAAGTTCCCGAGGTTAACTACTAACTCGGCTTCCATCAACAGTCCTGCCGCCTATCCATCAACCTTCTGGCTCATCGATGCGCGCTATATCCGTTTAAAAACGGTGGATATCGGCTATCAGTTACCCCTCCGGATGCTTCCCTTTAAGATCAATAATGCAAGGGTGTATGCAAGTGCCTATAATTTGTTCACATCTACCAACTACAGCCTGTACCAGCAGGATCCTGAGGTAACAAGCAATACTGCCGGGGATGCTTATATGAACCAGCGCGTAGTAAATGTGGGAGTACAGATCGGTTTTTAG
- a CDS encoding RagB/SusD family nutrient uptake outer membrane protein, whose protein sequence is MIRNISRILIGGMVILCSCAKNIEKIPLELNTIDYIFDKDDSLGVNAERYLSGIYFTVPRGFNRVGTDLLDAATDDAVSSETGSVDVYKLATGGYTAATFPSGENVWATCYAGIRKANIFINNIDIVPLKKMVEPGFPKKHAYKAEARFVRALLYFELLKRYGGIPLVGDKVGTLGDDMQLPRNTFKECVDYIVGECDHIKDSLRTMAQTRAVGEYQSVTKGACLALKSRVLLYAASPLFNGGNIESGNELTGYTNFDGNRWKLAADAAKELIDRKEYDLVPELFSDIFITVDGAEGKTNREIIFVREDGKGTGIEVINGPVGYSPGTANGRTSPTQELVDAFPMKNGMDINAEGSGYDVSDPYTNRDPRLGMSIFYNGHPWLNTSLETFEGGRSHPGTLNMETKTSYYMRKFMGAFEATNTFSDVYHDFILFRYAEVLLNFAEAQNEFSGPDADVYAALTAIRKRAGIDAGADNRYGLKTGMTKEEMRQVIRNERRIELAFEEHRFWDIRRWKVAETVVNKPLHGMSIIKSSSGRLTYTLSEVLTPVFSTRQYLYPIPYDEVVKNSNMRQNPGW, encoded by the coding sequence ATGATACGGAATATTTCCAGGATATTGATCGGCGGTATGGTTATACTGTGCTCCTGTGCCAAGAATATTGAAAAGATCCCATTGGAGCTCAATACCATTGATTACATTTTTGATAAAGACGATTCGTTGGGCGTTAATGCGGAGCGCTATTTAAGCGGTATTTATTTTACTGTGCCCAGGGGGTTTAACCGGGTAGGCACAGACCTGCTGGATGCAGCCACAGATGATGCCGTTTCCTCCGAAACGGGGAGTGTGGATGTTTACAAGCTGGCCACAGGCGGCTATACGGCTGCCACGTTTCCATCCGGTGAAAATGTATGGGCCACCTGTTATGCGGGGATCCGGAAGGCCAATATTTTTATCAATAATATAGACATAGTGCCGCTGAAAAAGATGGTAGAACCGGGCTTCCCAAAAAAACATGCCTATAAGGCCGAGGCACGGTTTGTAAGGGCACTTTTATATTTTGAGCTTTTAAAAAGATACGGGGGCATACCGCTGGTAGGCGATAAAGTAGGAACGCTGGGAGATGATATGCAGTTGCCCAGGAACACCTTTAAAGAATGTGTTGATTATATAGTTGGTGAATGTGATCATATAAAAGACAGTTTGCGCACCATGGCACAGACCCGGGCTGTGGGAGAATACCAGTCTGTTACAAAAGGCGCCTGTCTGGCATTAAAATCCCGCGTATTATTATACGCCGCCAGCCCGCTGTTTAATGGTGGGAACATTGAATCCGGAAACGAGCTGACCGGGTATACCAATTTTGATGGAAACCGCTGGAAACTGGCGGCAGATGCGGCAAAAGAGCTGATCGACCGGAAGGAATACGACCTGGTGCCAGAATTATTTTCAGATATTTTTATTACCGTAGATGGTGCAGAAGGAAAAACGAACAGGGAGATCATCTTTGTAAGGGAAGACGGCAAAGGTACGGGTATTGAGGTAATCAACGGACCGGTGGGCTACTCACCCGGTACTGCCAATGGACGAACAAGCCCTACCCAGGAGCTGGTAGATGCGTTCCCGATGAAAAACGGGATGGATATCAATGCCGAAGGCTCCGGTTATGATGTCAGCGATCCCTATACCAACAGGGACCCGAGGCTGGGAATGAGCATCTTTTACAATGGCCACCCATGGCTGAATACCAGCCTGGAAACCTTTGAAGGTGGCAGAAGCCATCCGGGCACACTAAATATGGAAACAAAAACCAGCTATTATATGAGAAAATTTATGGGGGCTTTTGAAGCCACCAACACCTTTTCAGATGTCTATCATGATTTCATTCTTTTCAGGTATGCAGAAGTGCTGTTGAATTTTGCCGAGGCACAGAATGAATTTTCCGGCCCGGATGCGGATGTATACGCTGCTTTAACAGCCATAAGAAAACGGGCAGGTATTGATGCCGGAGCTGATAACCGCTATGGCCTGAAAACAGGCATGACGAAGGAGGAAATGCGGCAGGTGATCCGGAATGAGCGAAGGATTGAACTGGCTTTTGAAGAGCACCGGTTCTGGGATATAAGGCGGTGGAAGGTTGCAGAAACTGTGGTAAATAAGCCGTTGCACGGGATGTCTATTATAAAAAGTTCGTCAGGAAGGCTGACCTATACCTTGTCTGAGGTGTTAACACCTGTGTTCAGCACCCGGCAATATTTATACCCCATTCCGTACGATGAAGTGGTTAAAAATTCAAATATGCGTCAAAACCCGGGATGGTAA
- a CDS encoding SusC/RagA family TonB-linked outer membrane protein, with the protein MPRLNSCLKRTVVVAIAMLLYNRSVAQTDHLVKGKVADEYGHPVQNIRVREKGTDNYVVSDEEGRFEIKTAAAASLIFSGANTEVLYYKPKPGENDITVQMRNSYLTQADSIDVLYETKKADLSLASVATVYTPQIATTPATLYPYALTGRLPGLYTEQLSGFRSFAGTADANSVSDLAGTLARTGLAPFSDNNEISLKLRGQNPVVVVDGIQRNIFSLDPESIESVSVLKDGLSSIALGQRSSGGVLLVTTKKPQLGPPQLSFTAEVGTQEPLKLPQPVSAFDYAYLVNEALANEGRKTLYSVADLEGFKNGNDPYRYPNVNWYDEVLKKSAPMYRYNLNLGGGGQVARYMVSLSYMNQEGLLNTQNSDAKLQLQRYLINSKVDIDVTKYFKIGVQLFGRIQDGSQPGATVNTILGNLLTTPNSAYPIYNPNGSFGGNNSFQTNLKASLDNSGYMMNNDRDIMANVDMKYSFDKWVKGLWAKVKGNLSVQSATLTDRSMQVPVYLMQLDADGGDTTYARYGSANAQANNFYAISNARYWYAQGELGYTKEFPAGHSFTGYLMADTRRSTLNFDLPGTATNYMAKAEYNYLQKYLLEAAVNYSGYDRYPPGKQYGLFYAAGAGWNIAREKFIKDHISWINLLKLRTTYAHTGNGIDNSGYFIWRQTYAQSNDQTGIAGIDHIRAQIAVIENGLANTNISWEQGNKWNTGLDIALFNNHLSLNADYYRDVYYDLLQVRGKNIAILGTPYPQENIGRNLYTGGELSVSYQNHIGSFNYFVTANGSLEKTKVLYMDEQRRDYPWNVRTGLPVGQRFGYIAEGLFQTEAEVQSGALIPGYDIQPGDIKYKDLNGDGVIDQFDMTSIGSTKPMIYYGLTTGFNYKGIGFSILLQGVKNRNLYIDSWDTEILRANGQLYGQIYQWLLNRWTPETAGTATYPRLKANGSLGDAYTLSSSTFWMHSGDYWRIKNINLQYTFPFKWTSRFKVSGVTAFVNAQNLFTWSAYDRVDPEVPYGVYPIQRVYNMGINVKF; encoded by the coding sequence ATGCCGCGGTTAAATTCTTGTCTAAAGAGAACGGTTGTTGTTGCAATAGCTATGCTGCTCTACAATAGAAGCGTTGCTCAAACAGATCATTTGGTAAAAGGGAAAGTAGCCGATGAATATGGCCACCCGGTTCAAAACATCAGGGTCCGGGAAAAAGGAACGGATAATTATGTTGTAAGTGATGAAGAAGGGCGGTTTGAAATAAAAACTGCGGCTGCGGCTTCATTAATTTTTTCCGGAGCCAACACGGAAGTACTGTATTACAAGCCAAAACCAGGCGAAAATGATATTACTGTTCAGATGAGGAACAGCTATTTAACGCAGGCGGACAGTATTGATGTGTTATATGAAACCAAAAAAGCGGATTTATCCCTGGCGTCTGTTGCTACGGTGTATACCCCCCAGATAGCTACCACACCGGCCACTCTTTATCCCTACGCGCTTACCGGAAGGCTACCTGGCCTTTACACGGAGCAGTTAAGCGGGTTCCGGTCTTTTGCGGGAACGGCAGATGCCAATTCGGTCAGTGACCTGGCGGGCACCCTGGCAAGAACAGGGTTGGCGCCCTTTAGCGATAATAATGAAATATCATTAAAACTAAGAGGACAAAACCCGGTAGTAGTGGTAGATGGTATCCAGCGGAATATTTTCTCCCTGGACCCGGAAAGCATTGAAAGCGTTTCGGTTTTAAAAGATGGATTGTCCTCCATAGCCTTAGGCCAGCGGAGCTCGGGCGGCGTATTGTTGGTGACCACCAAAAAACCACAGCTGGGGCCGCCACAACTGTCTTTTACGGCGGAGGTGGGTACACAGGAGCCCTTAAAGCTGCCGCAGCCGGTGAGCGCTTTTGATTATGCCTACCTGGTAAATGAAGCACTGGCCAATGAGGGCAGGAAAACCCTGTACAGCGTGGCCGACCTGGAAGGGTTTAAAAACGGCAACGACCCGTATCGTTATCCCAACGTGAACTGGTATGATGAAGTGCTGAAAAAAAGTGCGCCCATGTACCGGTATAACCTGAACCTGGGTGGTGGCGGCCAGGTGGCCAGGTACATGGTCTCCTTAAGCTATATGAATCAGGAGGGATTATTAAATACACAGAACTCGGATGCAAAATTGCAGCTGCAACGCTACCTGATCAATTCAAAAGTAGACATTGACGTAACAAAATATTTTAAAATAGGTGTGCAGCTGTTTGGCCGCATACAGGACGGCAGCCAGCCGGGAGCAACTGTTAATACCATATTGGGAAACCTTTTAACAACTCCCAACAGTGCATACCCCATCTATAACCCCAATGGTTCTTTTGGTGGCAATAACTCTTTTCAGACAAACCTGAAAGCCTCATTAGACAACTCAGGCTATATGATGAACAATGACCGGGATATTATGGCCAATGTGGACATGAAATACAGTTTTGACAAGTGGGTAAAAGGATTATGGGCAAAGGTGAAAGGAAATCTTTCTGTACAATCTGCCACGTTAACAGACCGGAGTATGCAGGTACCGGTATATTTGATGCAGCTGGATGCAGATGGCGGAGATACTACATATGCCCGCTACGGCAGCGCAAATGCACAGGCCAATAATTTCTATGCTATTTCCAATGCACGGTACTGGTATGCTCAGGGGGAATTAGGGTATACAAAGGAATTCCCGGCCGGCCACTCCTTCACCGGCTACCTGATGGCAGATACCCGCCGCTCCACGCTCAATTTTGACCTGCCCGGTACCGCTACCAATTATATGGCCAAGGCCGAATACAATTACCTGCAAAAGTACCTGCTGGAAGCGGCGGTTAATTACAGTGGTTACGACCGGTACCCGCCCGGCAAGCAATACGGACTGTTTTATGCGGCCGGGGCAGGCTGGAATATTGCCAGAGAAAAGTTTATCAAAGACCACATCAGCTGGATCAACCTGCTGAAGCTGAGAACTACCTATGCCCACACCGGCAACGGGATCGATAATTCCGGTTATTTTATATGGCGCCAGACCTATGCGCAAAGCAATGACCAAACGGGCATTGCGGGCATCGATCATATACGGGCGCAGATTGCTGTTATTGAAAACGGGCTGGCCAATACCAACATCAGCTGGGAGCAGGGCAATAAATGGAACACAGGGCTTGATATTGCTTTGTTCAACAATCACCTTTCCTTAAATGCAGATTATTACAGGGATGTTTATTACGACCTGCTGCAGGTAAGGGGTAAAAACATCGCCATACTGGGCACCCCGTACCCGCAGGAAAATATTGGAAGGAACCTTTATACAGGCGGGGAATTATCCGTTTCTTATCAGAATCATATCGGCTCGTTCAACTATTTCGTAACTGCAAACGGCTCACTGGAAAAAACCAAAGTGCTTTATATGGATGAACAGCGGCGCGATTATCCCTGGAACGTGCGGACCGGTTTGCCCGTTGGTCAGCGGTTTGGCTATATAGCAGAAGGACTCTTCCAGACAGAAGCAGAAGTGCAGTCCGGCGCGCTGATACCCGGCTACGACATTCAGCCGGGAGATATAAAATACAAAGACCTGAATGGGGATGGCGTGATTGATCAGTTTGATATGACCTCCATAGGCAGCACCAAACCCATGATCTATTACGGGCTTACAACCGGCTTTAATTATAAAGGTATCGGGTTCAGCATACTGTTACAGGGCGTAAAAAACAGGAATTTATATATTGATAGCTGGGATACGGAGATCTTAAGAGCCAACGGGCAGTTGTACGGCCAAATATACCAGTGGCTGCTTAACCGGTGGACGCCTGAAACAGCCGGAACTGCTACCTATCCGCGCCTGAAAGCAAACGGGAGTTTGGGTGACGCCTACACGCTAAGCAGCAGTACGTTCTGGATGCATTCCGGCGATTACTGGCGGATTAAGAATATCAACCTGCAATATACATTTCCCTTTAAATGGACTTCCCGGTTTAAGGTGTCCGGTGTTACTGCTTTTGTGAACGCGCAGAACTTATTTACCTGGTCGGCTTACGACCGGGTGGACCCCGAAGTGCCGTATGGTGTTTATCCCATACAGCGGGTGTATAATATGGGCATTAATGTAAAATTTTAG
- a CDS encoding DUF4961 domain-containing protein — MRTNPFIKKNFRKLLIAFVLLALVVACSTDITGVDQPETINAGESLTAVVKVHLDVAGTNLGKTLVVGFLVPKSWNASKNTSVYYTCTALSAENEKMSLMPASEKETHTQISWPEALMQDKRYALMGNLISDMEWVVFRSTKTYDVNNSVDYTVKIVTKTGEQNMLVNLGYFVGNTYNGLEAPGSDKYHDGKSARLSVINGTGDLIDFINPQLAMMELSKATDNDIQTIYYDGDLITTPLSPETKIYLCAKGYTNDGQVIEQCAVSDKTAFKPAPGINRFRFDFWPRSFFGLKEDQSLTKMEYFLMDATGTKKVGYGGSTLPSDPFKFTFNCQ, encoded by the coding sequence ATGAGAACAAATCCTTTTATAAAGAAAAATTTTCGAAAACTGCTGATCGCTTTTGTGCTGCTGGCTCTGGTGGTGGCCTGTAGTACGGATATTACAGGTGTGGACCAGCCGGAAACGATAAATGCCGGGGAGAGTTTAACTGCTGTTGTAAAAGTGCATCTGGATGTTGCAGGAACCAACCTGGGTAAAACCCTGGTAGTAGGATTCCTGGTGCCCAAATCCTGGAATGCTTCTAAAAACACATCGGTCTATTATACCTGTACGGCACTAAGTGCTGAAAATGAAAAAATGAGCCTGATGCCCGCTTCAGAAAAAGAAACGCATACACAGATATCCTGGCCCGAGGCATTAATGCAGGATAAACGATATGCATTAATGGGCAACCTGATCAGCGATATGGAATGGGTGGTCTTTCGTTCCACAAAAACCTACGACGTCAATAACAGCGTTGACTATACTGTAAAAATTGTTACAAAAACCGGGGAACAAAACATGCTGGTGAACCTGGGCTATTTTGTAGGAAATACCTATAACGGTCTGGAAGCCCCGGGCAGCGACAAGTACCACGATGGTAAATCCGCACGTCTGAGCGTTATCAATGGCACAGGAGACCTGATCGATTTTATAAATCCACAGTTGGCCATGATGGAGCTTTCAAAAGCTACCGACAACGATATTCAAACCATCTATTACGATGGCGACCTGATTACAACTCCCTTAAGCCCGGAAACAAAAATATACCTCTGTGCAAAGGGATACACCAATGACGGGCAGGTGATTGAGCAATGTGCAGTGAGTGACAAAACAGCTTTTAAGCCGGCACCGGGGATCAACAGGTTCCGGTTCGATTTCTGGCCGCGCTCGTTCTTCGGGTTAAAAGAAGATCAGTCTTTGACCAAGATGGAATATTTTTTAATGGATGCCACGGGAACAAAAAAAGTGGGTTATGGAGGCAGTACCCTGCCATCTGATCCGTTCAAATTTACGTTCAATTGCCAGTGA
- a CDS encoding DUF5004 domain-containing protein codes for MKPVKIFFLIVGFTLFSVGINSCKKEQTKIHPEASKNIVGTWKIASVIRNGVDITPYFDFAPFSIEFKEDGSYIVNNQAPFVISKNGTWSLDDPTHPLHISFRQEGASQTFTNEFDYPVVEGARRIVLRGAPGCTSNTYQYSLVAQ; via the coding sequence ATGAAGCCTGTTAAAATATTTTTTTTAATTGTGGGATTCACCCTGTTTTCGGTGGGTATCAATTCCTGTAAAAAAGAGCAGACAAAGATTCACCCGGAAGCCAGTAAAAATATTGTTGGAACCTGGAAGATTGCCAGCGTAATAAGAAACGGGGTAGACATAACTCCCTACTTCGATTTTGCCCCTTTCTCTATTGAGTTTAAAGAAGACGGCAGCTACATAGTCAACAACCAGGCACCCTTTGTGATCTCAAAAAACGGTACATGGTCCTTAGATGATCCTACACATCCGTTGCATATTTCTTTTAGGCAGGAAGGCGCTTCACAAACCTTTACCAATGAGTTCGACTACCCGGTTGTGGAAGGCGCCCGGCGCATTGTGCTAAGGGGTGCCCCCGGATGTACTTCCAACACCTACCAGTATTCACTGGTAGCACAATAA